A DNA window from Camelina sativa cultivar DH55 chromosome 17, Cs, whole genome shotgun sequence contains the following coding sequences:
- the LOC104754609 gene encoding uncharacterized protein LOC104754609, which produces MHASRLGELLISSGKTARSFPLRRAFVSASPRPLQGKEEAEQCQKVKEAAEAVKEGAKQVKETTEYIQDVASTTAGRVTKMTKDVTEKVTETTDTITEKAKGSVSGVLGTAKNATDIIKNKILGD; this is translated from the exons ATGCATGCATCAAGACTGGGCGAACTTCTGATCTCTAGTGGTAAAACGGCAAGGAGTTTTCCACTGCGTAGGGCATTCGTTTCAGCGTCACCAAGGCCCTTACAG ggaaaagaagagGCAGAGCAATGCCAAAAGGTGAAAGAAGCAGCAGAGGCAGTGAAAGAAGGAGCAAAGCAAGTGAAGGAAACCACTGAGTACATCCAAGATGTCGCTTCCACTACGGCTGGCCGT GTGACTAAGATGACGAAAGATGTAACGGAGAAAGTTACTGAGACGACGGATACTATCACTGAAAAGGCTAAAGGTTCTGTCTCTGGCGTATTAGGCACTGCCAAAAACGCTACCGATATCATCAAGAACAAGATCCTTGGTGATTAG